The Alosa sapidissima isolate fAloSap1 chromosome 8, fAloSap1.pri, whole genome shotgun sequence genome segment AAACTGCCTTTCATGTTGGCCCTGCCCAGGAGCGAGATGATTTCAGCTGATAGTTATAACAATGACTTCCAAGCTCATATGTTGTGCTGATAGATAAACAGAGACCCATTCCCCAGTCTAGCATATACAAACTGGTTTGTCCCAGTTTAGCCTATACAGTCTACTTTACATAAACATGGCTTATGACTCATATGTTATGTCACAGAAAGGCTTCAAAGGCTGGCAGGACTGTGCATCAGTAGCCAGAGAGCACACATACTAAAAAATGTATACCGGCACCGCACTGTAAGTTACTGTgcataaaagcatctgctaaatgactaaatggcTACATGTAAATGCAGCACCGCCTGCACAAAGACAAGTGGCGCTTACACTATTGTGACTGTTTATGGGACTGAAGCCAAGCTCTGTGTGTATCCGGCTAGGTCTTTTTCTGGGATACAAGGCTGTGAGCAGAGAGTCCTGCTTCAGCCCAATGAGAACTACCTGTTATACATCAAAGCTGTCAACTCGGCCGGGGCCAGTGAGCAGAGTGAGGCCGCACTCATCTCCACCAGAGGTCAGCCGGCACGCCCGTCTGTCTGTACCGTCCGCACCCCTCTTTGGGTgattcagaaattctaaaaggGCATTTGTTTTGAATAAATATGCAGTGAATGACATATGGATTTACGCTGCAATTGTCTAGTCACATAGCTCAGGGTTGATGGACTCTCAGTCCCCCCAGAGGGCAGTTTCTCAGCACTTTGTGCCTGCTTTGCGTGACATAAACTTGTGCACTTTTGGGATAAATgaatcacacacaacacacatccccagccCTACCCCTACAGGAATCTCCTGGCTATTTCCCTCAGCATTCCTTCAGCTATCTTTAACTAACTTCTGTTGGGCCTTGTGTAGGAACAAGATTCCAGCTGATGAAAGAGACAGCCGGCCCAGCACTACGGCTGTTGGAGGATAAGACCACCGTGTTGTACTCACAGGACAGCTTCAGTGAAATGGCCTCTATTAATGAGTGAGTGAAAACGTGCAGTTTGTGCGGTCTTACACAAATTGAACTAAAGATAACGAACAAACAGAAAAATTACAATATATACAGGTACAGGCAGAGAAAATGTTTGCTTGTTGTTATGCAAGCAAATGTCTTTTGCTGTTCTTGCTAGTCAAGTTTATTTGAGGAGGATAAACAGAATTTAACAAGTATATGACATGACCTAACAAAaatgagaagaggagaagagagaagagattaaatattaaatatataatataaaaatattatAGTGTTTAAACGTTTAACTAATACAaaaacatatgcacaaacataaCATGTAAGAATATGTaaaggaaataaataaaaacacctaacataaaaacaataaaaatataCATTATAAAGGGGGAATAAATAAGTCTTAAGTAAGTGCTTCCTTTTGGATGACTACTGTCTCTCCTCACACTGTTTTTCACGCCTGTTCCCAGATGTCCAGCCATTCTGGGAGAGCTCTTGCCTTTGAAAGGCTACTATTACTGGGAGACAGTGGTGTCAGGCTGCCCATCCTACCGCCTCGGCGTGGCATACAGCTCGAATCCCAGTGACAGCCTTCTGGGAGAGAACAGCACCTCCTGGTGTCTGCACTGTGTCCCCACATCAAGCAGGTACAAGGTTCTTTACATGTTGTCTCACAGTAAATGCCCAAAGTCTACGGCAGCTAACATGCATGTCATCATTATTTGATAAATAGGCTCCTGGTATGCTCCATTGATGTTACGTGTTATCAGTGGAGTGATGGGCCAGAGAGAGCTGTTCTTTATGGCTTTGCTCTTAAATGAGCCTACTAGGATTTATTTTGTCCAGGGTAGGTTCAGCTGGTTGTACCATTTAACAAGGGGATGAGTGAATCTACGTGTTTCTTCTGCGTAATGAGACATTGATAAAACCTAGAATTTCCATACTGTTCTGCTCTATTCGTCTCTGTTCTGTTTTCCTTGCATTTGCTCTGACTGATGCTGTGATCTGATGGTTCATGAGGATGGCTTACCCACTTTTCACCGACTTAGTCGTAACCTCTTCTCTTTCACCATAGCTCCAGGTTCGAGCTGCTCCATAACAGCGTGGAGACCGACATTTTCGTTGTGGACGTGCCCACCCGCGTGGGCACCCTACTGGACTTTGCCCAGGGGCGCCTGGTCTTCATCAATGCCCAGAACGGCCACCTCCTGGGCTCCACGCAGCACCGGTTCACGGAGCCCTGCCATGCCGCTTTCGGCCTGGAGAGCCCCGGCTGCCTCACCGTCCACATGCTGCCTGAGGTGCCAGAGTCTGCACGGCACTGCTAGTGCACCCCGTCAGTCCACCCCATCTCCCCTCTGTGATGTGCCCCCAATGTCTGCCCTTGTAACAAGTTCATTGTCTGTGATGGCaaatagatgtttttttttttcgctctAGGACTTTTGTTTTTACTGGGCtgggatgagtgagtgagtttctGTTGAAGAAATAGAGAACAGCCTTTGTTTTCTACAAAtattcaaatttattgaaatactATATGCAATTTACAAATATTGAATTTACAGTTACTTAAATTATTTTGTAAATATGGGGAAGCTGACTAAATAAATTGAGTGAATTAACTGAAATAATGTATTGAATTTGTTAGACACTTCAAACTTCATACTTGATATTCACACATTTATCCTGTAATTAAGATTTCTTTAGTTTTACTTCCAACTACTTCCAAAGCTGTGCACCAGCAGAATATCAATAaatttgtgtatgtatgactTAAAAGTATGACttaaaattgtttttgttttgttttttcaacgAGTCACATCTTTTCAGTTTTGTGTTTTCTATACTGTTAAGTGTACATACTATGTATCACATTTTGACTTGTTTGTGTTCTCCTATATTGTAAATGCATACCTTTATCAGACTTGTGTCCCATGAAATGGCCTATTTTTGTATTTGAATGAGAAGTATtgagaaaataaaatatttctgtATCAACAATATTCAACAGTACTCCTTAGCTAAAGCTAAACTTTTATGTgatttttaatgttatattttatCTTTAGCCATTATTGCAAATCATAAGTATATTAGTGCATATGAAAGTAATCCACATGCATGTTGGTTTGTGCAACTGAATGGGAAGAAAGTATTGACCTATGACTATACGTTTTATATGGGGCCAGAGGACATAGTTTAAAGCCAGGGTGAAAGTTATGAGTTTTAAGTGAGGCAGATGTTTTTTTCAGTGGGTTGTGTCTGAATACATAACAATTATGCACATTTTTGAGTGCAGTTGTTGGCATATTATCCACTAGATGTCCCTGAAAATctttttgatttatttttgttttattttgtgttcatttgtactatttagtttaaaatatttcttTAAATGATTTAACTTGAAATCCAGTAAATGTACTGACTAGTTACTATACTTTGAAATGCATTGATGGTTGTCTATCCTCTGCACAGTAAGAAGGAAATTGTAGTTAAAAGAATGTACATTATCACAGCAGGAAGAGAATAACTATGTGTCTTAACATGTAATAGTCACAAATCGCTACACTTTGAGGATTCACAACTAGAATAGTAGTCTCAAAACAGATGGAAAACACTACTGTATCAGAAGGAACAGGTGCGACATTCTGTaagacacagacaaaacaaactGACATCTGCAGAAACTCAAAGCATGGCAAGGTTTCCAAGCAGTGGAATGACAATTACAAAACTTTTCATATGTTTTTTAAATACTGCCAAGGGTGGTCAAGGGTATGATTAATTCTATTTTTAATACTGTTATATAATGTgctgaatattgtttttttttcctcatccACAATCTGTGTGTGGCACTTGAGTTGCTGGACCTCTGATGGGAAACATCTGATTGCGAATTTTGTTTTAATAACTCTTAACTTCATTTCATATCCTCTTCCGCAAAGTCTGCGTGATTTACTGTTTGAAGGTGTTTTCATTTTGTATCTGTACTTTCTGGTTTTGGATGCACCCAAACATTTTACTTTGACAAGTCACTGCTGAGAATaattaaattacatttttctGGCCGTTGGACTTGTGTGTTCTCCTTTTAATATAATTTGTTTCTGGGATACATTGGTGTAAATAGCAGTGTTCATAGGGCTGGGGAACTGAGGCAAACAGAGAGAACCTGAGATGCGAAGAGTGAAAAAAGGTCTTTCTCTTGTCTGTTTTGTTTCCACCCTGACATGCACTTTTGAGCATGTGCGCACGCATTCTTGTGAGGGGTGTGGCGAGATGGTGACTGTCTAATGGGTTCCATGTGATGACCCTGCAAAGCAGACTTCTTGTGCAGGCCACATGCGGATGATTTCTGGgcgtttgtctgtgtctgacgTGTTTGGGATGGAGAAATTCAACACAAACCAATCAAGCTCCAACCCAAATTTCCCTGGGTTGGAACACAGTGAACTGAGTGCAGACTTTGAAGATTGCAGCAAAAATGCGTCGGTCTCAGCGCACATTTCTGACCCTGCTGGAAAATCTGAGGTTCTAGTTAAACATGAAATTGAAGGCTCATGCTGCTTTTTCAGTATTATTCAGCAACACTCATGCAGCTACAACAACAGAGGAACAAATTACAGAATTTTATTGCATATATTCCTTTCTTTTATGAGTCCTGAAAATAGTGTAATAACATAATGAAAcatttaaaagaaataaaatgtgttatACCCTGTGGCCTTTCATCATGCACTCGTTCAGCGACCAATGTAACAGGTTAACTCTTGATTAGGACATACTGCCACCTCTGAAAACCTGCTCCTGGTAGAATATATTTCTCCAACTCCACTGCTTCATATTGTGCACAATGAAAGGCCATTACATTActttacaaaaaacaacaacaaatacacaaacaaattcAAGCAGTCTGTACATTCTTATTGTATGATATGTTAAGTGACAACATAAAATCAAAGTGAAAGTGCATTACTGACGCAGTACAATGATGAAAGTGGCTGAAGAACAAAATGGCATCGACTAGAACAATCAACCTCTGCCCAGAGCTTTGTTTTGGTATTGGACCGCTCAAAATATTGTATAGACTCAGCAGGGTAGGATTTTGGTTCAGACCATAATTTTAACTAAGCATATTcataatatttgtgtgtgtgttcaaatcaCAAAGTTGGCTAAATCAAAAGCAGAAAATATACATGTCCTATTCTGAACAGTAACTGAGACTATGGTAGTTAAGCTTTTCTTGTAAGGCATACCATAGATATTCCATTTCCAAATCTGATCTATTGGTGCCTTTGATTGAGTATAGACAAGGTCAAGAGGATATCCCTTTTGataaaagcaaagcaaaacaaatcaCAAAAGGCACACCATGCTCACCAcaggacacacaacattcaGCCTGTTAAGATAGCAGCTGCCTCTTACACCACTGAGTCCATAACGACACACAAATAACGCAGTTCGGAGAATAACCAATGATACCAAAAGCCTACTGcgaaagaaaaaatattttgtgttCAGCTAAACTAATGATGAATGCAGACATACTGCATGGGACTCGCAATATTGTCGAAGGAGACTTTCTAAAGTACAATCAGATAAACATTAAAGGTTGATGATATAAAACAACACTGCTTTAACACGTTGGTTTTGTTTTCAAGATATGTTGCAACAAGAGGATCAAGCTTTTGTAGAATCCAACTaattatgtagcctatagcaTGGCTAGTATTTACActtggggggcagccgtggcctactggttagcacttcggacatGTAAccggagtgtgtttcactaattcacggattgggataaatgcagagaccaaatttccctcacgggatcaaaagagtatatatacttatatacttatacttggcTTTACTGCCATGCAGAAACTATGGCCACATAACTGTGGAAACAAACTGCATGGTATTTTAGCAAAAGCCCTTTTTTTCCAATTGCCCAATAAATACACTGAATTGCAAGCTGTACACCCCATACACTGCATGATTTTCATTCATTTGTGCGATTGTTGCTATTGAAATGCCCCGTCATCttcaacattttatttatatatatatatatatatttttttttttttctaaaaatacAGCACACAATTACACCCTATATTGGGTCAAGGATTATCTTTTTCACAAGGCTTAAAAGGTGTTGATGCCTTGTCAACATTTGTCTGGtccacttttgaattttgaaaACTGGTTTCGTTTTGTTAACCCATGTTTAATGTCCTTAACAGTGCTTGTAGATAAAAACCTGATGCAGACAATGTTGTagtaaatgtacagtatatcagaGCATTGTTTAAATGTTGCCTTACCTCTAAATCTCAATATAAAGGTCTCATGCATAAGTATGGAGCAGCACACATGGTATAAAAACAATTCAGTAGGCAGCCAACACAGTCCTCCCCTGCATCAGACAGAACTTCAGAATGGAGAGATTACATGAAGCTGAACATGCCAATTATTATGATCAAATTCATATAGTTTTTCACTTGTCTTTCATGTTTCATACATCAAAAGGCTGTACCTCATAAGTATCATCCCTTTTATACAGTATTTGCTAATTAGATATTACACATGTAATCTAGATACCTTTCCCTAAAACTAATGGGATTCCATTCTAAACTTACCAGCTATGGGAATTGCAGTAAGAATACTAGGAATATAGCCAAATAAGCTATGCTATGTGCTTTGGACAGAATGTTTAGGTTCCTTGTTCAAACACACTGGCAACAGATCTGCACTACCCTCACAAGTGGTCAAAAGAGAGTCCACAGCATGGACAGGCAGCAGCAAGAAGACAGTTTGtctgcacaccacacagcaaGTTTGTGGGAGTAATTGCAGAAGCTCAGTGAATCTGTTGCGGAATGCCACTGTGATGAGGAGGGTGGGGTGAAGTGGGGGACAGGGACGGTTTTTTGGAAGGTTCTCCAGCCACAGAGGGCGTTAGGCTGGTGTGGAGTTTTTGGACCTGGCTGCCGGCCTGTGGTCGGACCTGTGGGGACGGTGCTGAGGACTGCTCCGCAGGTTGTCATCCATCTGTCCGGAATGAGAAACATGAGGTCAACACAAGACAACTTAATCTTTTTTACAGGCACAGCCATCTTCTTGACTCGAATTAGCATGCATTAAAGCATATTTACAGCACAAGGAAAaagaataatgataataataataataataataataatgttataagaagaagaataaaAACAACCTTCTCAATAAGGTTAGACTCCTTGTTGACCAGCTGTGTTAGTTTCTGAAGGTTTGCATCTACTGGCTCCTGAATAGCAGGAGGAGGCTCTAATGAAGCgcaaaagaaagaaggaaagggaATAGCAACAAGAGGAGAATCAGACAGAGTGAAACAACATTGACAGTGTTATGGAATGTGTTCCAAAACGGAAATAGAGATTTACATGATTTGACAAATGATGGAGCACTTAGAGTAAAGCCCTCTAGACATAACAGAAATCCAGCTTCTGTTTACTgccccacacatacagtacacacacacacacacacacaccttccagcTTCTATGAAAAAATTCCCAGCTTAAATGCAAAATACGATTTCTCTGCTGCTGGCACATTATTCTAAGAGACTGAGGTGCCCACGGGAGCTCACCGGGCGGATTCTCTGTGAAGAAGTTCTTGAGGACGACATTGCAGAATTGGCAGAGGTTGCTCAGCTGTTTGAGGTGCTGTTGAAGCTGCCCGCTGGAGAGAGGGGCTTTATGAAGGGGGGCGATGTACCCAAACACAAAGGCATCAAGGCTTGTAGGCCTGCAGGGAGAAGATATGATAAAGTATGTAGTTACTCTATCAGAAGAAGTGGTTCTTCTCAAATAAATTGAACTGAAGAATCCTGCTACATTGATCATCAGTGTATCAGTgaatcaatgttttttttacattacagTATTTACAAAGGATAAGCATGACTTGATCATGTCAGAATAACTTTCTTCTCTTAAAGTTAGATTTCACCAAGACACATGGTttcctaataaaaaaaaaacctaatgcAGTTTGGGAAATGTAACATGTGATACTATTACTTTGGATTGCTGAAATGACCACTACACAATGGTATGACTTACGTGTTTCCAAAGAAATACTGTGAGGTACCCAATCGATGTGACAGCAAGTTCAGGCACTCCTTGGCGTCGCTGTAAATCTGAAAACACAGCCAATTCATAATTTCGGCTTGTAGGATTCTCGGAATCAGACAATGCAACCACCCACAAATCATTTCCAATAATATGACATGGCCTGCAGCTGTTCCAAGCTACTGGCAGTAAGTGGCATGTTCTCATAGTGCAGATATTTGGCATTAGTCACTTCATTATTGGCACTAATCAATACAGGCACTCAGAGGATGTCTGCTCTCTTTTCTGCCCTTTCATTAAAACCAGGAGTCCAGGGCAGTGAGCTCATGACTTTTTCTCTGGGCACGGCTCTACGCGCTCGCTCTGGCCTTCGTCGAAGAGATCCTCTCCCCTCTCGTCTCCTACGGGAGATAAACACTTTTCCATctgctcaaaaaaaaaaaaaaaaaaaaaacaatcccagAGAGACCCAAAACCACAGCCGCCGGTCAGACAGGCCTGGAAACTTTGAAAGGGCCAAAACCAGTGGCTTGATATCCCCTGCAGGTTTCGACGCtgagtaactttttttttattagagcAAGACTGTCACGGCTCGTGACCTGTGTGTAGACGCATATTGTAGTAGTCTCCGGAACATGCTGAATTACTGAGTGACTTCAACTCACATCCATAAAACAGCTAGAGATTTGGCCAGTCCTCTAACAATGACACACATCAGTTTGAAATAGCGAAACCAAACAGGCGCAGTTTATTTTCACACCTAATGTGTTTACAGTGATCGACCTAATGTGTTTATACAGTGATCTACTACACCTTTCCCTCCACCTCTGTCAAGGTGCAGTAAGGAGACTCTCCTTTGGTGAGCATGATGCGGGAAAGCGCCAGACTGGCCTGTCGTCCCGGGACGAAGAAGTTGAGAGGGAAGGGAGAGTGTGATGCGAACCACGGCCTCGTCAGGTTGATGTAGTTTTCCGCATCCACCCAGAATGTGTGCAGCTAGGAAACGACATCACATAGTACTTTTTTAACAAACAAGCTTATAGTGTATAAAGAGTACTTGCAGAAGGTGTGGTTTGTTGGTACCTACCAGTGCTGGTCTTAACTTCTCTTCCAGCAGTGCAATGTAGGCCATGGTATCAGCACCCTGTTTGGCTGTCAGTTCATAGTCAGCATTCAACCTCTGTTTAAGACATGGAATATATACAGTGTGAAATAAACAGGCCTACCCTTGGAAAGTTTcatgtaaatatattttatctAAACCAGCCAATTTAGAGCAACACCCCACTTTCATGTGAATTTCTATTTCACTACCAACTCAAGCATATTAAGAAAAGGTCAAGCAAATAGGTACGTGAGTGAATTCTGTAGGACCTGTTTTCTGAGGAAGTTGAGTATTTTCGTGGGCTCTATTACAGTGCATCCATCGAAGTGGAGTTCTGGAACAGTGGCTGCATGAAACAGCAACACACATCTCGTTAGATAAGTTATCCATCACCTGTATATAACAACACATGCTAAATCACCAAAATCAACCAGAAAGTAATGCTATAGCAAGCAATAATTATATGCCAGACATGTATGCAGTAATTAGGGCTACCTGTAATTGTCCTCCATGTCCAGTCAATGGGCTTAACAGAGATCTTTGCACCTGCAAATTTCCCATAGGCCTAAGAAAACATACATCAGTTACGGAACAAATTAAGACAACATCATGTTAAAGTTCAAACTGTGAATGTTCAAACAAACAACTTGTAACACACATCAAACAGTTTCAAGTCAAGAGACCTGATAGAAGAATGGATGCTTAAAAGATGCAGAGGGCCAGGATAACTGAGCTGGGATGGACGGATTTCTACTCTACATTCTACAAAGCCAGGGTAAAGAGCTAGAAGTCCCACAACAACACAAGGGAGGACACAGGACAGCCAAAGTCTG includes the following:
- the mtx3 gene encoding metaxin-3 isoform X3, whose amino-acid sequence is MTTQLKAYGKFAGAKISVKPIDWTWRTITATVPELHFDGCTVIEPTKILNFLRKQRLNADYELTAKQGADTMAYIALLEEKLRPALLHTFWVDAENYINLTRPWFASHSPFPLNFFVPGRQASLALSRIMLTKGESPYCTLTEVEGKIYSDAKECLNLLSHRLGTSQYFFGNTPTSLDAFVFGYIAPLHKAPLSSGQLQQHLKQLSNLCQFCNVVLKNFFTENPPEPPPAIQEPVDANLQKLTQLVNKESNLIEKMDDNLRSSPQHRPHRSDHRPAARSKNSTPA
- the mtx3 gene encoding metaxin-3 isoform X1, which produces MATPMELRCWGGDWDLPSVHFESLIVLAYGKFAGAKISVKPIDWTWRTITATVPELHFDGCTVIEPTKILNFLRKQRLNADYELTAKQGADTMAYIALLEEKLRPALLHTFWVDAENYINLTRPWFASHSPFPLNFFVPGRQASLALSRIMLTKGESPYCTLTEVEGKIYSDAKECLNLLSHRLGTSQYFFGNTPTSLDAFVFGYIAPLHKAPLSSGQLQQHLKQLSNLCQFCNVVLKNFFTENPPEPPPAIQEPVDANLQKLTQLVNKESNLIEKMDDNLRSSPQHRPHRSDHRPAARSKNSTPA
- the mtx3 gene encoding metaxin-3 isoform X4 yields the protein MATPMELRCWGGDWDLPSVHFESLIVLAYGKFAGAKISVKPIDWTWRTITATVPELHFDGCTVIEPTKILNFLRKQRLNADYELTAKQGADTMAYIALLEEKLRPALLHTFWVDAENYINLTRPWFASHSPFPLNFFVPGRQASLALSRIMLTKGESPYCTLTEVEGKIYSDAKECLNLLSHRLGTSQYFFGNTPTSLDAFVFGYIAPLHKAPLSSGQLQQHLKQLSNLCQFCNVVLKNFFTENPPDG
- the mtx3 gene encoding metaxin-3 isoform X2 encodes the protein MGGVCLDPLQDFSDFNVDIQQAYGKFAGAKISVKPIDWTWRTITATVPELHFDGCTVIEPTKILNFLRKQRLNADYELTAKQGADTMAYIALLEEKLRPALLHTFWVDAENYINLTRPWFASHSPFPLNFFVPGRQASLALSRIMLTKGESPYCTLTEVEGKIYSDAKECLNLLSHRLGTSQYFFGNTPTSLDAFVFGYIAPLHKAPLSSGQLQQHLKQLSNLCQFCNVVLKNFFTENPPEPPPAIQEPVDANLQKLTQLVNKESNLIEKMDDNLRSSPQHRPHRSDHRPAARSKNSTPA